A DNA window from Drosophila sechellia strain sech25 chromosome X, ASM438219v1, whole genome shotgun sequence contains the following coding sequences:
- the LOC6615054 gene encoding cytochrome c oxidase subunit 6B1 isoform X2, protein MSAYKLETAPFDPRFPNQNVTRYCYQSYIDFHRCQKKRGEDFAPCNYFQKVYKSMCPNAWVEKWDDQRESGTFPGRI, encoded by the coding sequence atgtcCGCCTACAAGCTGGAGACCGCCCCGTTCGACCCACGGTTCCCTAACCAGAACGTGACCCGCTACTGCTACCAGTCGTACATCGACTTCCACCGCTGCCAGAAGAAGCGTGGCGAGGACTTCGCGCCCTGCAACTACTTCCAGAAGGTCTACAAGTCGATGTGCCCCAACGCCTGGGTGGAGAAGTGGGACGACCAGCGCGAGAGCGGCACATTCCCCGGCCGCATCTAA